Proteins from a genomic interval of Microbacterium esteraromaticum:
- the sucD gene encoding succinate--CoA ligase subunit alpha: MSIYLNKDSKVIVQGITGGEGTKHTALMLKAGTNIVGGVNARKAGTTVTHEKPHEGEIELPVFGSVAEAMQKTGADVSVAFVPPKFAKDAMIEAIDAEIPLLVVITEGIPVGDSAEAWAYAKSKGNKTRIIGPNCPGIITPGEALAGITPANITGSGPIGLVSKSGTLTYQMMFELKDIGFSTAIGIGGDPVIGTTHIDALAAFEADPDTKAIVMIGEIGGDAEERAAEYIKANVTKPVVGYVAGFTAPEGKTMGHAGAIVSGSAGTAQAKKEALEAAGVKVGKTPSETAELMRAIVEAL; this comes from the coding sequence ATGTCGATCTACCTCAACAAGGACTCCAAGGTCATCGTCCAGGGAATCACTGGCGGTGAAGGCACCAAGCACACCGCACTGATGCTCAAGGCCGGCACCAACATCGTCGGCGGTGTCAACGCCCGCAAGGCCGGCACCACCGTCACGCACGAGAAGCCGCACGAGGGCGAGATCGAGCTGCCCGTGTTCGGCTCGGTCGCCGAGGCCATGCAGAAGACCGGCGCCGACGTCTCGGTCGCCTTCGTGCCGCCGAAGTTCGCCAAGGACGCGATGATCGAGGCCATCGATGCCGAGATCCCGCTGCTCGTGGTGATCACCGAGGGCATCCCGGTCGGCGACAGCGCCGAGGCCTGGGCGTACGCCAAGTCCAAGGGCAACAAGACCCGCATCATCGGCCCGAACTGCCCCGGCATCATCACCCCCGGTGAGGCGCTCGCCGGCATCACCCCGGCGAACATCACCGGCAGCGGCCCCATCGGCCTGGTGTCGAAGTCGGGCACGCTGACGTACCAGATGATGTTCGAGCTGAAGGACATCGGCTTCTCGACCGCCATCGGCATCGGCGGCGACCCGGTCATCGGCACCACGCACATCGACGCGCTTGCCGCGTTCGAGGCCGACCCCGACACCAAGGCGATCGTCATGATCGGTGAGATCGGTGGCGACGCTGAAGAGCGTGCGGCCGAGTACATCAAGGCGAACGTCACCAAGCCGGTCGTCGGCTACGTGGCGGGCTTCACGGCTCCCGAGGGCAAGACCATGGGCCACGCCGGCGCCATCGTCTCGGGCTCGGCGGGCACCGCTCAGGCGAAGAAGGAGGCCCTGGAGGCCGCCGGTGTCAAGGTCGGCAAGACGCCGTCCGAGACCGCTGAACTGATGCGCGCGATCGTCGAGGCGCTGTAA